GGATGTGGCAGAAGATGCTGATACTGTAATTAAGGATATGGAAGGAAGACTTCTTACAAGTGCTGTTACATTTCAAATTATAAATGATACTCGTGACAGCTACATTGATCCCAGTACAGGAAGAAGACACTCTTTAAGCGTGACTTTAGCAGGTCTTGGAGGAGACACAGGTTTCTGGAAAAGCTTGCTTGATCTTGGATGGTACTTCCCCATATTTGAAGAATCAACATTACATTTAAGGGGAAGACTTGGCATGTCTGATGCTCTCTTTGGTAAAAAATTTCCGCTTTATGAAAGATTTTATGTAGGTGGACTTGATACAATAAGAGGTTTGGGTTATGGTGAAGCAGGTCCAAAGGACAGCAAAAATGAACCAATTGGAGCAAAGAAAGCATTGATATTCAATATTGAGTATCTTTTCCCGATAGTAGCTGAAATGAAACTGAAAGGACTTATATTTGTCGATATTGGTAGAGGATACAATGAAGGTGAAAAATTCGGCTCTGAATTAAAGTATACATCAGGATTTGGTTTTAGATGGTTTTCACCACTTGGTCCGGTAAAAATAGACTATGGAATAAATCTTAATAGAAAAGAAGGAGAGTCAAAGTCAAAAATTGAATTTGGATTTGGTTCATTCTTCTAATGAGAAAGTTTTAATTTTGCAGTGATATAATAAATATTTCAGGAGGAAGTGAAATGAAGAAGTTTTTATTTGTTGTGTTTGCCTTTGTTTTAACATTGTCGATTGCTTCAGTTGCCTGTGCGGAATTAAAGATTGGCGTAGTTGATATCATAAGGGTTTTGAATGAATCAGAAGAAGGTAAAAAAGCTGTAGCCCAACTTCAGAGTATGCTTGAAGAAAGGCAGAAAACTCTTGAAGAGAAACAGAAAAAACTGCAGGAGCTTAAGGAAGAGTTTGAAAAAAAACGCTCTGTTTTAAGTGAAGATGCAAGAAAGGCAAAAGAAGAAGAAATTGAACGCCTTAGCAGAGAACTTCAAAGAACAGCAGCAGATTATCAGGTAGAACTGCAAAAAAAACAGAATGAGTTTACACAAAGCATGTTTAAGGAAATAAGACAGCTAATTAATGAGTATGCTCAAAAGGAAGGTTATAGTCTTATACTTGAAAAAGCTGATCAGATAATTCTTTTTACAACTCCTGAAGTGGATATTACTGATAAGATAATATCAATTTATAATCAAAAAATGTCTCAGCAAAAAGGGAAAAAATGAAGCTTTCTGAGATAGCAAAAATTTTTAATGGAAAAATTGAAGGTGATGGAGATGTCGAAATATCAGGAGTAAAAGGAGTTGAAGACTGCGAAGAAGGTGATATTACATACATAGCAAGTTCAAAATATGCTGAATTTGCCAAAAAAAGTAAAGCTTCTGCAATTATCTTAAAAGAAAAAATTGAAGGATTGGATAAACCTCAACTTATTGTTGAAAATCCTCAATTTGTTTTTGCCAAGCTTCTTGAACTTTTTTATGTAAAACCCCATCCCTTTGAAGGAATTAGCCAGTTAGCATCTATATCCGAGTCAGCAAAACTGGGCAGAAATGTTACAATCTATCCCTTTGTCTGGATTGATGAAAATGTTATCATTGGAGAAAATACTGTAATTTATCCTTTTACTTTTATTGGAAAAGATACATTAATTGGCTCTGATTGTGTGATTTATTCTAATGTTACAATCCGAGAAAAAGTTAAAATTGGCTCAAGAGTAGTAATTCATTCTGGAAGCGTCATTGGTTCTGATGGATTTGGCTATATCTTCCATGAGGGAAAACATCATAAAATTCCTCAGGTTGGTGGAGTAATTATTGAAGATGATGTAGAGATTGGTGCTTGTGTTACAATAGACCGGGCTACAACAGGAAATACTGTAATTGGGCAGGGAACCAAAATTGATAATTTAGTTCAGATTGCTCATAATGTAAAAATCGGTAAAAATTGTATAGTCGTAGCACAGGTAGGAATTGCAGGGAGTTCTAAAATTGGTGATGGATGCATACTTGCAGGACAGGTTGGCATTTCAGATCATGTAGAGATAGAGTCTG
The nucleotide sequence above comes from Thermodesulfovibrio aggregans. Encoded proteins:
- the lpxD gene encoding UDP-3-O-(3-hydroxymyristoyl)glucosamine N-acyltransferase, coding for MKLSEIAKIFNGKIEGDGDVEISGVKGVEDCEEGDITYIASSKYAEFAKKSKASAIILKEKIEGLDKPQLIVENPQFVFAKLLELFYVKPHPFEGISQLASISESAKLGRNVTIYPFVWIDENVIIGENTVIYPFTFIGKDTLIGSDCVIYSNVTIREKVKIGSRVVIHSGSVIGSDGFGYIFHEGKHHKIPQVGGVIIEDDVEIGACVTIDRATTGNTVIGQGTKIDNLVQIAHNVKIGKNCIVVAQVGIAGSSKIGDGCILAGQVGISDHVEIESGTIITAQAGVMPGKVQKGVFSGSPIMPHREWLKANAIFQKLPELYKKIKELEEKIKQLEQH
- a CDS encoding OmpH family outer membrane protein, which produces MKKFLFVVFAFVLTLSIASVACAELKIGVVDIIRVLNESEEGKKAVAQLQSMLEERQKTLEEKQKKLQELKEEFEKKRSVLSEDARKAKEEEIERLSRELQRTAADYQVELQKKQNEFTQSMFKEIRQLINEYAQKEGYSLILEKADQIILFTTPEVDITDKIISIYNQKMSQQKGKK